From the genome of Brevibacterium sp. JSBI002, one region includes:
- a CDS encoding HAD domain-containing protein yields the protein MAAASSAPVSARRQARHVTVFLDVDGVLNSYPVPKLRGMAEGRKKLHAWHYELHYRPSVVEFFDRIVETHEVDVVWLSTWSQRCKSELEPKFGLRNSFDVIEMPDETHNRFAHDPQQWWKARAMEDWLATHEHGRAIWIDDDLAWPATRDYFLKHYSPNRLKLIAPDFAHGLTKAHLKEIREFAYPKTDAPRTIDTKPGGPKTKASTTSDPKGTS from the coding sequence ATGGCTGCAGCATCCTCGGCGCCGGTATCGGCGCGCAGGCAGGCTCGCCATGTCACTGTCTTCCTCGATGTCGATGGCGTCCTCAACTCCTACCCGGTGCCCAAGCTGCGCGGCATGGCCGAGGGGCGAAAGAAGCTGCACGCGTGGCACTACGAACTCCACTACCGGCCGTCCGTCGTCGAATTCTTCGACCGCATCGTTGAGACCCATGAGGTCGACGTCGTCTGGCTGTCGACCTGGTCGCAGCGATGCAAGTCCGAGCTCGAACCGAAATTCGGTCTGCGCAACTCCTTCGACGTCATCGAAATGCCCGATGAGACGCACAACCGCTTCGCTCACGATCCGCAGCAGTGGTGGAAGGCCCGTGCCATGGAGGACTGGCTGGCCACCCACGAGCACGGGCGTGCGATCTGGATCGACGATGACCTGGCCTGGCCGGCCACCCGCGATTACTTCCTCAAGCACTACTCACCCAACCGCCTCAAGCTCATCGCCCCGGACTTCGCCCACGGCCTGACGAAAGCCCATCTCAAGGAGATCCGGGAGTTCGCCTACCCCAAGACCGACGCTCCAAGGACCATCGACACCAAGCCCGGCGGCCCAAAGACCAAGGCATCGACGACATCCGACCCGAAGGGGACTTCATGA
- a CDS encoding helix-turn-helix domain-containing protein, with amino-acid sequence MYRETRIPRLRASLWVSVPDKADSLAEAASSVEAADPDRGNTAAGLASGPTVAPAAAPSLIVPDGCMDLIVIDSQILIAGADSTARMFHGSAAPTVGLRFDSGVLAQLLTISAGELADRVTPLDAVIGGRHSEVRAVGEGGAASVTGAARVLLDTAGGLTDRAMLDPRPMALARALDVRSNSPAQTVTEAAAEFTYSPRQLRRLSAEWFGYGPKHLAKILRWQAARDLIDAGWSRTAAAAEVGYADAAHLRRDERSLIG; translated from the coding sequence GTGTATCGCGAAACCCGGATCCCGCGCCTGCGGGCGAGCCTGTGGGTCTCCGTTCCCGACAAGGCCGATTCCCTCGCCGAGGCGGCTTCCTCCGTCGAGGCGGCAGATCCTGATCGTGGGAACACTGCCGCCGGTCTGGCTTCCGGGCCGACTGTCGCACCTGCCGCGGCTCCATCGCTCATCGTTCCCGACGGGTGCATGGATCTCATCGTCATCGATTCGCAGATACTCATCGCCGGCGCCGATTCCACGGCACGGATGTTCCACGGTTCGGCTGCACCGACGGTGGGCCTGCGATTCGACTCCGGCGTGCTTGCGCAGCTGTTGACCATCTCGGCTGGGGAGCTGGCCGATCGGGTGACGCCCCTCGACGCTGTCATCGGCGGCCGGCATTCAGAGGTTCGCGCTGTCGGAGAGGGCGGTGCCGCCTCGGTGACGGGAGCTGCCCGGGTGCTGCTCGACACGGCCGGCGGTCTGACGGACCGAGCCATGCTGGATCCGCGTCCGATGGCCTTGGCGCGGGCCTTGGATGTGCGCTCGAATTCGCCGGCCCAGACCGTCACCGAGGCGGCCGCGGAGTTCACGTATTCACCGCGGCAGCTGCGCCGACTGAGCGCGGAATGGTTCGGCTACGGACCCAAGCACCTGGCGAAGATCCTGCGCTGGCAGGCCGCACGAGACCTCATCGATGCGGGGTGGTCGCGGACAGCGGCAGCGGCCGAGGTCGGGTATGCCGACGCCGCTCACCTGCGGCGGGACGAGCGCTCGCTCATCGGGTGA
- a CDS encoding VOC family protein: MKLDAISIITSDMPAAITFYSALGLELADGGPDAPHTEFVSGSLRILLDTEAVILGMDPEWTRPTGGNKMSLAFDCSTVEAVDATFAQLTGSGDAGGDPVAGVVHEPWDAFWGQRYAVVSDPDGNTIDLFATLPS; encoded by the coding sequence ATGAAACTCGACGCGATCTCCATCATCACCTCAGATATGCCCGCCGCCATCACCTTCTACTCCGCGCTCGGCCTCGAACTCGCCGACGGCGGCCCGGACGCCCCGCACACCGAATTCGTCTCCGGGTCCCTGCGGATCCTCCTCGACACCGAGGCGGTCATTCTCGGCATGGATCCCGAATGGACCCGCCCGACGGGTGGGAACAAGATGTCCTTGGCCTTCGACTGCTCCACCGTCGAGGCGGTCGATGCGACATTCGCTCAGCTCACCGGGTCCGGCGATGCGGGAGGTGACCCCGTGGCCGGAGTCGTCCACGAACCCTGGGACGCGTTCTGGGGTCAGCGCTACGCCGTGGTCTCCGACCCCGACGGCAACACGATCGACCTCTTCGCCACCCTCCCCTCCTAA
- a CDS encoding acyl-CoA thioesterase, which produces MATFELSPEVRWSDQDLLGHVNNARMITLIEECRVRWMHEIRAGHITGGGLLVARQTIDYLVPVMYGPELKMTVTVKKLGNSSFTVNTRGDQDGRQVFDHDCVLVHIDRDSQKPAPLTPELRAVFEPYLQD; this is translated from the coding sequence ATGGCCACTTTCGAACTCTCACCCGAAGTGCGCTGGTCGGATCAGGACCTGCTCGGCCACGTCAACAACGCACGGATGATCACCCTCATCGAAGAATGCCGCGTGCGCTGGATGCACGAGATCCGGGCCGGACACATCACCGGCGGCGGACTGCTCGTGGCCCGCCAGACCATCGACTACCTCGTGCCCGTCATGTACGGCCCGGAGCTGAAGATGACCGTGACAGTGAAGAAGCTCGGCAACTCCTCGTTCACGGTCAACACCCGCGGCGACCAGGACGGACGTCAGGTCTTCGACCACGACTGCGTGCTCGTCCACATCGACCGGGACTCGCAGAAGCCCGCCCCTCTGACGCCCGAGCTGCGCGCAGTCTTCGAACCCTACCTGCAGGACTGA
- a CDS encoding response regulator transcription factor — translation METKNALVIEDDDDIRRLLEVVLEQSGYAVESAATGKLGLECFDEVERTLITVDLGLPDIDGLELLRQIRPRTVATIAVISARATQRDSEASLEAGADAFLTKPFKPREIREFLQAMDEE, via the coding sequence ATGGAAACGAAGAATGCACTGGTCATCGAAGACGATGACGATATCCGCCGACTGCTCGAGGTCGTTCTGGAGCAGAGCGGATACGCCGTCGAATCTGCAGCGACGGGCAAGCTCGGACTCGAATGCTTCGACGAAGTCGAGCGCACACTCATCACCGTCGATCTCGGTCTGCCCGATATCGACGGTCTTGAACTCCTGCGGCAGATCCGACCCCGAACCGTGGCGACGATCGCGGTGATCAGCGCCCGGGCGACGCAACGTGACAGCGAGGCCAGCCTCGAAGCCGGAGCCGACGCGTTCCTCACCAAGCCGTTCAAACCACGCGAGATCCGCGAGTTCCTGCAGGCGATGGACGAGGAGTGA
- a CDS encoding glycosyltransferase — MTRDDGQSSTRQIGPIAVLLSLVYGVLAAYIFCFSGSFGRLGEYWWFDVALITITITASLSLAYVSLLIISYVRQKAVESGDPTDFTWHFLIPCRDEESVIAETVSAARTSFPDAHIWVIDDASEDATAAIVTDIMDVDDRTHLISRVLPEARTGKGKALNAAYRSVSEFVGADLAERARAVIGVLDADGFLSDNALAVLSGPAGFGDDTLGAAQLEVWMKNRGDKRPRPGRNWFLNLLGRFLIRMQDIEFRTSNSAMQQLRVTTGTVGMGGNGQFTRLTVLDALTEDHGEPWGNKLSEDYELGLNILTRGFRNGYFPQAHVSQEALPYFRRLLTQRTRWGQGIMECASNLPALRRSRVLRFPGFVEIHYFMSQPWLMMLNLLLIPIVTAVAVVQGFFGFVTDAATWIIVLTGLVFVVLPYALWGPLYRRWGPEPIGRATSVLLGLGYLVYVYFTYFYYPRAIARMVTGRNSWAKTKRNADDVLVTSTFTPAALQVVPLLDQNSLTELAEELEGRDEYAEEIVSRFALIWPRRLANLQRAVAAEDVLATSDAIASIRVSSTMVGARRLQVASEDFTTLVEAREFDAARAALPRLARVGDDTLVEIRSRFLDLPTRGQH, encoded by the coding sequence GTGACCAGAGACGACGGCCAGTCCTCGACGAGACAGATCGGCCCGATCGCAGTGCTGCTCTCCCTCGTCTACGGAGTTCTCGCGGCCTACATCTTCTGCTTCTCCGGATCCTTCGGGCGCCTCGGTGAGTACTGGTGGTTCGACGTCGCGCTCATCACCATCACGATCACTGCGTCGCTCTCGTTGGCCTATGTCAGCCTGCTGATCATCTCCTACGTCCGGCAGAAAGCCGTCGAGAGCGGCGACCCCACCGACTTCACCTGGCATTTCCTCATCCCCTGCCGCGATGAAGAATCCGTCATCGCCGAGACGGTCTCGGCCGCGAGGACCTCATTCCCCGATGCTCACATCTGGGTCATCGACGACGCCAGCGAGGACGCCACCGCCGCCATCGTCACCGACATCATGGACGTCGACGACCGCACCCACCTCATCTCCCGGGTCCTGCCCGAGGCTCGGACCGGAAAGGGCAAGGCGCTCAATGCGGCCTATCGCTCGGTATCAGAATTCGTCGGCGCAGATCTCGCCGAACGTGCTCGCGCGGTCATCGGGGTCCTCGACGCCGACGGGTTCCTCTCCGACAACGCACTGGCCGTGCTCTCGGGCCCGGCGGGCTTCGGTGACGACACTCTCGGCGCGGCACAGCTCGAGGTGTGGATGAAGAATCGCGGTGACAAGCGGCCGCGTCCCGGACGCAACTGGTTTCTCAACCTCCTCGGCCGGTTCCTCATCCGGATGCAGGACATCGAGTTCCGCACCTCGAACTCGGCGATGCAGCAGCTGCGGGTGACCACGGGCACCGTCGGCATGGGCGGCAACGGACAGTTCACTCGCCTCACCGTCCTCGACGCACTCACCGAAGACCACGGAGAACCGTGGGGAAACAAGCTCAGCGAGGACTACGAACTCGGGCTCAATATCCTCACCCGCGGCTTCCGCAACGGCTATTTCCCGCAGGCCCATGTGTCCCAGGAGGCGCTGCCCTATTTCCGCAGGCTGCTCACGCAACGCACGCGGTGGGGGCAGGGAATCATGGAGTGCGCATCGAATCTGCCTGCTCTGCGCAGGAGCCGCGTCCTGAGGTTTCCCGGGTTCGTCGAGATCCACTACTTCATGAGCCAACCATGGCTGATGATGCTCAACCTCCTGCTCATCCCGATCGTCACCGCTGTCGCCGTCGTTCAGGGATTCTTCGGATTCGTCACCGATGCCGCGACCTGGATCATCGTCCTCACCGGGCTGGTGTTCGTCGTTCTCCCCTATGCCCTGTGGGGCCCGCTCTACCGACGGTGGGGTCCCGAACCCATCGGTCGGGCCACCTCGGTGTTGCTGGGATTGGGGTACCTCGTCTACGTCTACTTCACTTACTTCTACTATCCCCGCGCGATTGCCCGCATGGTCACCGGTCGGAATTCGTGGGCGAAGACGAAGCGCAACGCCGACGACGTGCTCGTCACCTCGACCTTCACCCCGGCAGCGCTGCAGGTCGTTCCGCTGCTCGACCAGAACAGCCTCACCGAACTCGCCGAGGAGCTCGAAGGCAGAGACGAATACGCCGAGGAGATCGTGTCTCGGTTCGCCCTCATCTGGCCGCGCCGTCTGGCGAATCTGCAGCGGGCCGTGGCCGCCGAGGATGTGCTGGCCACCAGCGACGCGATCGCCAGCATCCGGGTGTCGTCGACGATGGTCGGAGCACGTCGACTGCAGGTGGCGTCCGAAGACTTCACGACGCTGGTCGAAGCCCGCGAGTTCGATGCCGCACGTGCTGCGTTGCCGCGCCTGGCCCGCGTCGGCGACGACACGCTCGTCGAGATCCGCTCCCGTTTCCTCGACCTGCCGACCCGCGGCCAGCACTGA
- a CDS encoding ATP-binding protein has protein sequence MNRLTRIAYLGFIAGDTKPFTIVHQVSFAILLGASAALLSVLRPDSAVGHEWLVSGSVLLIIATLGAVYSEKFSRSWVPNLAIPLLDFLALGLCRLGTYPDGAGLSILAFTPVVWLVTSFRTRGAVIALVAVLVTLTPVSLFGGDAPVDAARIVLALILPVAVVLVSGLTIGLETRLSSVNARLTAALERQQSLTSDLQRTSALLRGTGASVDVGVVVFDENGDTAFKNPAFASHLDTTVKRLAGARFTSNGSGDADTTIGSPTATGTVIDDSAIADGDMFGADGHTRIDPRESPVARARRGERFADELIWVGPQDGDQLALSISSVSWQGHPSIAPHMIVTTQDVTATQQLIRARERILASVSHELRTPLTSIMGYTELALDELENDSRAAASAISSYLAVVQRNSDQLLAMVEDILSAQQTPSNSFELNITEFELAPLIDDVVEQLRSTAADQEVELAVESSGSPTISADSKRITQVLTNLVVNGIKYSGPGHRVTVRTRADALGIGFDVVDDGAGIPAREVDQLFTAFFRGDAARASSQRGVGLGLSLVKGIVDAHGGTITVSSTEGAGSTFSVRIPSRDKGTRP, from the coding sequence GTGAACCGGCTTACCCGCATCGCCTACCTCGGCTTCATAGCCGGCGATACCAAACCCTTCACGATCGTCCACCAGGTTTCGTTTGCGATCCTGCTCGGGGCGAGCGCAGCCCTGCTCAGCGTCCTGCGACCGGATTCAGCAGTTGGTCACGAGTGGCTCGTATCGGGTTCCGTCCTGCTCATCATCGCCACGCTCGGGGCCGTCTACTCGGAGAAGTTCTCACGGTCCTGGGTGCCGAATCTCGCGATCCCACTCCTCGACTTCCTCGCCCTGGGCCTGTGTAGGTTGGGCACCTATCCCGACGGGGCGGGGCTGTCGATCCTCGCCTTCACCCCCGTCGTCTGGCTGGTCACGAGCTTCCGCACCCGCGGTGCCGTCATCGCCCTCGTGGCCGTGCTCGTCACACTCACCCCGGTGAGCCTGTTCGGCGGAGACGCCCCGGTCGACGCCGCCCGCATCGTACTGGCGCTCATCCTCCCGGTGGCCGTGGTGCTCGTCTCCGGGCTGACCATCGGACTCGAGACGCGTCTGAGTTCGGTGAACGCGCGCCTGACTGCGGCCCTCGAGAGGCAGCAGAGTCTGACCAGCGATCTGCAGAGGACGAGCGCGCTTCTGCGTGGCACCGGAGCCAGCGTCGACGTCGGAGTGGTCGTCTTCGACGAGAATGGGGACACCGCGTTCAAGAACCCGGCATTCGCCTCCCACCTCGACACGACGGTCAAGCGCTTGGCCGGCGCTCGGTTCACATCGAATGGTTCCGGGGACGCAGACACCACCATCGGCAGTCCCACTGCCACGGGCACCGTCATCGACGATTCCGCCATCGCCGACGGGGACATGTTCGGCGCCGATGGGCACACCCGGATCGACCCGAGGGAGTCGCCGGTGGCCCGTGCCCGCCGCGGAGAGCGGTTCGCCGATGAACTCATCTGGGTCGGCCCGCAAGACGGTGATCAGCTAGCGCTGTCGATCTCCTCGGTGAGTTGGCAGGGGCACCCGAGCATCGCCCCGCACATGATCGTGACCACCCAGGACGTGACAGCCACTCAACAACTCATCCGAGCGCGCGAGCGCATCCTCGCCTCGGTCTCGCACGAACTGCGGACGCCGCTGACCTCGATCATGGGGTATACGGAGCTCGCTCTCGACGAACTCGAGAACGACTCCCGCGCAGCCGCCTCAGCGATCTCCTCATATCTGGCTGTCGTACAACGGAACTCCGATCAGCTGCTCGCCATGGTCGAGGACATTCTCAGCGCCCAGCAGACACCGTCGAACAGCTTCGAACTGAACATCACCGAGTTCGAACTCGCCCCGCTCATCGACGACGTCGTCGAACAGCTTCGCTCGACGGCCGCCGACCAGGAAGTCGAACTCGCCGTCGAGTCCTCGGGTTCCCCGACGATTTCGGCCGATTCGAAGCGCATCACGCAGGTGCTGACGAACCTCGTGGTCAACGGCATCAAATACTCCGGCCCCGGACATCGCGTCACCGTCCGAACCCGCGCTGATGCGCTCGGCATCGGATTCGACGTTGTCGACGACGGAGCAGGAATACCTGCCCGCGAGGTCGATCAGCTCTTCACTGCGTTCTTCCGCGGCGACGCCGCCCGGGCCTCCAGCCAGCGGGGCGTCGGATTGGGACTCTCCCTGGTCAAAGGCATCGTCGACGCACACGGGGGAACGATCACGGTGTCCTCGACTGAGGGCGCCGGCAGCACCTTCAGCGTCCGCATCCCCTCCCGAGATAAAGGAACTCGACCGTGA
- a CDS encoding electron transfer flavoprotein subunit alpha/FixB family protein: protein MTIVFVETDPAGEVTLTSAEAITFARKNPQLLPDGGAATSREVSGPPSGSTEGVVIGPLSDAAVDALGRLGVGVIHHLEHPDLAEYSAAAWAQAIVDVTPESGTLLASGTPRGMELMAHAAVRTGARMAANVIAADEEGLLRQVHGGTAFERLRLDGDLQVLTIAGHACTPEETTPITPEIIAYDLTVAEADLATRVQRTEVEAADDASGLTSARAVVGAGRGVGSEDGFAEVLELVDHLGGALGVSRVVTGLGWRPHTEQVGQTGSRISPDVYIACGISGAIQHMAGIEGAKTLVAINTDEESTMVQRADYAIIGDLHEVVGAVNEEIVRRRG, encoded by the coding sequence ATGACAATCGTCTTCGTCGAAACAGACCCGGCAGGCGAGGTCACGCTCACCTCCGCCGAAGCCATCACCTTCGCCCGCAAAAACCCCCAATTGCTACCTGACGGCGGCGCAGCAACCTCGCGCGAGGTATCTGGGCCGCCGTCAGGTAGCACGGAGGGGGTGGTGATCGGCCCGCTCAGTGATGCCGCCGTTGACGCGTTGGGGCGCCTCGGGGTCGGTGTCATCCACCATCTCGAGCATCCGGATCTCGCGGAGTATTCGGCGGCGGCCTGGGCGCAGGCGATCGTCGACGTCACTCCGGAATCCGGCACGCTGCTGGCCTCGGGCACCCCGCGCGGCATGGAGCTCATGGCCCATGCCGCTGTTCGCACCGGCGCCCGCATGGCTGCCAACGTCATCGCCGCCGACGAGGAGGGGCTGCTGCGTCAGGTCCACGGCGGCACTGCCTTCGAACGCCTCCGCCTCGACGGGGATCTGCAGGTGCTCACGATCGCCGGCCACGCGTGCACTCCCGAAGAGACGACCCCGATCACCCCGGAGATCATCGCCTATGACCTCACCGTCGCCGAGGCGGACCTGGCCACCCGTGTCCAGCGCACCGAGGTCGAAGCCGCCGACGATGCGTCCGGACTGACCTCGGCCAGGGCCGTGGTCGGGGCCGGTCGCGGGGTCGGTTCGGAGGACGGATTCGCCGAAGTCCTCGAGCTCGTCGACCACCTCGGCGGGGCCCTGGGCGTCTCTCGTGTGGTCACGGGCTTGGGTTGGCGCCCACACACCGAACAGGTCGGCCAGACCGGCAGCCGCATCTCTCCCGACGTCTACATCGCCTGCGGGATCTCCGGTGCCATCCAGCACATGGCCGGAATCGAGGGGGCGAAGACGCTCGTGGCCATCAACACCGATGAAGAATCGACGATGGTCCAGCGAGCCGACTACGCAATCATCGGCGACCTCCACGAAGTGGTCGGCGCCGTCAACGAGGAGATCGTCCGCCGCAGGGGCTGA
- a CDS encoding electron transfer flavoprotein subunit beta/FixA family protein: protein MNILVCIKRVPDIAGSVTLDAAGTGIDESGLGHTMSSHEECAVELAIQTAAQAGGTVTVLTLGPAEAVEQLRAAVAVGADDGILVEAAGPSAFAPEDIAQVIGDVIRDRAAAGQTFDLVLTGDDAADTGDFQVGIRLAYDLEHPVLTNIQTISVGGADGGGGSGGERGSGRIEARGIGPAGTEIFSLDLPAVIAVHEGGVDPRYPSITGRMKAKKAQVVEYDAPDPGTGSPRIRLELPEVKASSVTILGEGPEAAPALVDVLEEIGVIRP, encoded by the coding sequence ATGAACATCCTCGTCTGCATCAAACGCGTCCCCGATATCGCCGGCTCCGTCACCCTTGATGCCGCCGGCACCGGGATCGACGAATCCGGGCTCGGCCACACCATGTCCTCCCACGAGGAGTGCGCCGTCGAGCTCGCGATCCAGACTGCGGCCCAGGCCGGTGGGACGGTCACCGTGCTCACTCTCGGTCCCGCCGAGGCGGTCGAACAGCTGCGCGCGGCCGTGGCCGTGGGAGCGGACGACGGCATCCTCGTCGAGGCGGCCGGCCCGTCCGCGTTCGCACCCGAGGATATTGCGCAGGTCATCGGTGATGTCATCCGTGATCGCGCCGCGGCGGGGCAGACCTTCGATCTCGTCCTCACCGGTGACGATGCCGCCGACACCGGCGATTTCCAGGTCGGGATCCGCTTGGCCTACGACCTCGAGCACCCGGTGCTCACGAATATCCAGACGATCAGCGTCGGCGGGGCGGATGGGGGTGGCGGGTCCGGCGGCGAGCGCGGCTCCGGGCGGATCGAGGCGCGGGGGATCGGACCGGCGGGCACGGAGATCTTCTCCCTCGATCTGCCCGCAGTCATCGCTGTCCACGAGGGCGGGGTCGATCCGCGCTACCCCTCGATCACCGGGCGGATGAAGGCGAAGAAGGCCCAGGTCGTCGAATACGATGCTCCCGACCCGGGCACGGGCAGCCCCCGCATCCGGCTCGAACTGCCTGAGGTGAAGGCGAGTTCGGTGACCATCCTCGGCGAGGGACCGGAAGCTGCTCCCGCCCTGGTCGATGTGCTCGAGGAGATCGGAGTGATCCGGCCATGA
- a CDS encoding GcvT family protein, producing MASVPAQASVVVVGAGIVGNSLVHHLAELGWTDIVQVDKGPLPNPGGSTGHASNFIFPVDHSREITDLTLDSMRQYKELGVFTESGGFEVARTEERMEELRRRMASARAWGIASSLVTPAEVAEKVPFLDPGVILGAFWTPTVGVVDSVRAGTMMRESAEAKGALTVLPNTEVTGIDVEDGQVAAVHTTKGEIATNRILIACGVWSPRIAAMAGAAIPLTPAVHQMISVGPVPQLAERPGEISFPIVRDMDTFCYERQHGSDMEIGSYAHRPILHDPDEIPSIEAAKLSPTEMPFTDEDFDPQLEQAVELMPEVLSNPDVEIRYAINGLLSLTPDGAPILGESPQVKGLWSAAAVWVKEGPGVGRAVAEWMTHGLPEIDVQGADIARFHSHQRTREHVRARTSEAFNKTYGIVHPGEQWSSDRDVRRSPMWQREADLGAVFFEAGGWERPQWYQSNAGLLEEFGDAVMDRSAEWDSRWWSPIINAEHLAMRQRAGLVDLSSFVIFDVFGPAALDAVQHIALAQMDVAIGRVVYTPILDENGGFRSDLTIMRLAHDRFRVVTGAAHGMVDLKWFADRLPDTGAQIADLTSSWTTIGLWGPRARDILGGLTSADVSHEGFKFGTARTIEIGSLEVLASRISYVGDLGWELYVTMESGLKLWDALMDAGHEHGLLPVGLGVYGTTGRIEKGYRAFGTELDSERSVVEVGMARPKVKSQDFVGRAAHLRHREEEPKTVLCSLTVDDHTSASGEKRYMLGGEPIVSADGDALIDGHGRHSYVTSAGSAPSLGKHVLMAFLPPAEAVLGNRLQVVYMEEFYPVTVASIDSTPLFDPDNECIRR from the coding sequence ATGGCTTCCGTCCCCGCCCAGGCCAGCGTCGTCGTTGTCGGAGCCGGCATCGTCGGCAACAGTCTCGTCCATCACCTCGCCGAGCTCGGCTGGACCGATATCGTCCAGGTAGACAAGGGTCCGCTGCCGAATCCGGGCGGTTCGACCGGGCACGCCTCGAACTTCATCTTCCCCGTCGATCACTCGCGGGAGATCACCGACCTCACCCTCGACAGCATGCGCCAGTACAAGGAACTCGGCGTCTTCACCGAATCCGGCGGCTTCGAGGTCGCCCGCACCGAAGAGCGCATGGAGGAGCTGCGTCGCCGGATGGCTTCGGCACGCGCGTGGGGCATTGCATCCTCCCTCGTCACCCCTGCCGAGGTCGCCGAGAAGGTGCCGTTCCTCGATCCCGGGGTCATCCTCGGCGCGTTCTGGACTCCGACAGTCGGGGTCGTCGATTCGGTCCGGGCGGGCACGATGATGCGCGAATCCGCGGAAGCGAAAGGGGCGCTCACGGTCTTACCCAACACCGAGGTGACCGGCATCGATGTCGAGGACGGGCAGGTCGCGGCCGTGCACACGACGAAGGGCGAGATCGCGACCAATCGCATCCTCATCGCCTGCGGTGTCTGGTCCCCGCGGATTGCCGCCATGGCCGGTGCGGCCATCCCGCTGACTCCTGCGGTCCACCAGATGATCAGCGTCGGGCCCGTCCCGCAGTTGGCCGAACGGCCCGGCGAGATCTCGTTTCCGATCGTGCGGGACATGGACACCTTCTGCTACGAACGTCAGCACGGTTCGGACATGGAGATCGGCTCCTATGCCCACCGGCCGATCCTCCACGACCCTGATGAGATCCCCTCGATCGAGGCGGCGAAGCTCTCCCCCACGGAGATGCCGTTCACGGACGAGGACTTCGATCCGCAGCTCGAACAGGCGGTCGAGCTCATGCCCGAGGTGCTGTCGAATCCGGACGTCGAGATCCGCTATGCCATCAACGGCCTGCTCTCCCTGACTCCGGACGGGGCGCCCATCCTCGGCGAATCACCCCAGGTGAAGGGATTGTGGTCGGCGGCGGCCGTGTGGGTGAAGGAGGGCCCGGGGGTCGGTCGGGCGGTGGCCGAGTGGATGACGCACGGACTGCCGGAGATCGACGTGCAGGGTGCCGACATCGCTCGTTTCCATTCCCATCAGCGCACCCGCGAACACGTGCGCGCCCGCACCTCGGAGGCATTCAACAAGACCTATGGCATCGTCCACCCCGGCGAGCAGTGGAGTTCCGACCGTGACGTCCGCCGCTCCCCGATGTGGCAGCGCGAGGCCGATCTCGGGGCCGTGTTCTTCGAAGCCGGCGGTTGGGAGCGGCCGCAGTGGTATCAGTCGAATGCCGGTCTGCTCGAAGAATTCGGTGACGCGGTCATGGACCGCAGCGCCGAATGGGATTCCCGCTGGTGGTCCCCGATCATCAACGCCGAACACCTCGCCATGCGGCAGCGCGCCGGGCTCGTCGACCTCTCGAGCTTCGTCATCTTCGACGTCTTCGGCCCCGCCGCCCTCGACGCCGTCCAGCACATCGCCCTGGCTCAGATGGATGTCGCCATCGGTCGGGTCGTCTACACCCCGATCCTCGATGAGAACGGCGGGTTCCGTTCCGACCTGACGATCATGCGTCTGGCGCACGACCGGTTCCGCGTCGTCACGGGCGCCGCCCACGGAATGGTCGATCTGAAATGGTTCGCCGACCGACTGCCGGATACGGGGGCGCAGATCGCCGATCTCACGAGTTCGTGGACGACGATCGGTTTGTGGGGACCGCGAGCCCGCGACATCCTCGGCGGTCTCACCAGTGCTGATGTCTCCCATGAGGGGTTCAAGTTCGGCACTGCCCGGACGATTGAGATCGGTTCGCTCGAGGTGCTCGCCTCCCGCATCTCCTATGTCGGCGACCTCGGTTGGGAGCTCTACGTAACGATGGAATCGGGGCTGAAGCTCTGGGACGCGCTCATGGACGCAGGCCACGAGCACGGTCTGCTCCCCGTCGGGCTCGGCGTCTACGGCACGACCGGCCGGATCGAGAAGGGCTACCGCGCATTCGGCACCGAGCTCGATTCCGAACGCAGCGTCGTCGAGGTCGGGATGGCCCGACCGAAGGTGAAGTCCCAGGACTTCGTCGGCAGGGCCGCGCATCTGCGCCACCGCGAGGAGGAGCCGAAGACGGTGCTGTGCTCGCTCACCGTCGACGATCACACGAGTGCCAGCGGGGAGAAACGGTACATGCTCGGCGGGGAGCCCATCGTGTCCGCGGACGGCGATGCGCTGATCGACGGGCACGGTCGCCACTCTTATGTCACCTCGGCGGGATCGGCCCCCAGCCTGGGCAAACACGTGCTCATGGCGTTCCTCCCACCCGCCGAGGCGGTGCTGGGCAACCGTCTGCAGGTCGTATACATGGAGGAGTTCTATCCGGTGACGGTGGCATCGATCGATTCGACGCCGCTGTTCGACCCAGACAATGAGTGCATCAGGAGATGA